From a region of the Arachis ipaensis cultivar K30076 chromosome B09, Araip1.1, whole genome shotgun sequence genome:
- the LOC107617767 gene encoding pleiotropic drug resistance protein 2, with the protein MEMEESLESGEIMSSIRRSIGIGSSSRRSWASASGRGGSEVWSKEREGEDDEEELKWAAIERLPTFERMRKSIVKQVLENGSSNYEEIDIFKLGINEKKRFLEAMLRTVEQDNEKFLSRMRDRIDRVGIEIAKVEVRFEHLFVEGDAYKGTRALPTLFNSTLNALETVLRSIKIFPSNKSVVKILQDVSGIIKPARMTLLLGPPGSGKTTLLKALAGKLDRDLRASGRVTYNGHELSEFVPQRTCAYISEQNLHHGEMTVRETLDFSGRCLGVGTRFELLVELTRREKQSGIKPDPEIDAFMKATAVEGQETSLITDYVLKLLGLEICADTLVGDQMRRGISGGEKRRLTTGEMLVGPAKVFLMDGISTGLDSSTTFQIVKFLRQLVHIMDVTMIISLLQPAPEAYDLFDDIILLSEGQIVYQGPRENVLDFFESVGFKCPERKGVADFLQEVTSRKDQEQYWFKRDTPYHYISVSEFVAHFYNYRIGQKLCEDLQVPFDRSKSHPAALVQEKYGIPKLELFKACFAREWLLIKRSSFIYIFKTTQIMIMSLIAMTVFFRTTMKHGQLQDGGKFYGALFFSLINIMFNGMAELALTIFRLPVFFKQRDLLFFPAWAFALPVWIFRIPLSFIESGLWVCLTYYTIGFAPPASRFFRQFLAFFCVHQMALSLFRFIAALGRTQIVANTLGTFTLLLVFVLGGFIIARDDIEPWMIWGYYASPMMYGQNAIAINEFLDKRWSAPNTDPRIPEPTVGKALLRARGMFTEDYWYWISVGALLGFSLLFNICFIAALTFLNPFGESKSIIVDDEDKTEGTTKQSTELAERSNPEDSKAKRGMVLPFRPLSLAFNHVNYYINMPSEVKKQGVEENRLQLLRNVSGAFRPGLLTALVGVTGAGKTTLMDVLAGRKTGGYIEGSIYISGYPKNQETFARVSGYCEQNDIHSPNLTVYESVVFSAWLRLGKEINKETKMMFVEEVMKLVELNLVRNFLVGLPAINGLSTEQRKRLTIAVELVANPSIIFMDEPTSGLDARAAAVVMRTVRNTVDTGRTVVCTIHQPSIDIFEAFDELLLMKRGGQIIYGGPLGLHSQKLIEYFEAIPGVPKIRDGYNPATWMLEISSPAVESQLGVDFAELYNKSELYQRNQELIEELSTPLPGTKDLYFPTRYSQSFITQCKACFWKQQMSYWRNPTYNVIRFFMTIAVGIIFGFIFWKKGDKTETEQDLINLVGAMYTTIFFLGSTNTNAVQPVVAIERTVFYRERAAGMYSALPYAIAQVAIECIYVAIQTMIYTLIIHSMMGFLWHADKFFWLYYFIFISFVYFTLYGMMTVALTPNHQIAAIVMSFFLMFWNMFAGFLIRKSQIPIWWRWFYWASPPAWTIYGLLTSQIGDKDSPVAVPGSGTLSVRHYLEKQMGYHYNFLGEVAVAHVAFVLIFLFVFAYSIRYLNFQTR; encoded by the exons ATGGAAATGGAGGAATCATTGGAATCAGGTGAGATTATGAGTAGTATAAGGAGGAGCATAGGGATAGGATCATCAAGCAGGAGGAGCTGGGCATCGGCGAGTGGGCGCGGGGGAAGCGAGGTGTGgagcaaagaaagagaaggagaagatGATGAGGAAGAGCTCAAGTGGGCAGCCATAGAGAGGCTACCAACGTTTGAGAGGATGAGAAAGAGCATAGTCAAGCAAGTTCTTGAGAATGGAAGCTCTAACTATGAAGAAATTGATATATTCAAGCTTGGTATCAATGAAAAGAAGAGGTTCTTGGAAGCTATGCTCAGAACTGTTGAACAAGATAATGAGAAGTTCCTCTCCAGAATGAGGGACAGGATTGACAG GGTGGGTATAGAGATTGCTAAGGTTGAAGTTCGATTTGAGCATTTGTTTGTAGAAGGTGATGCATATAAAGGAACCAGAGCATTGCCAACACTATTCAACTCCACACTCAATGCTCTTGAG ACAGTTCTTAGATCAATTAAAATTTTCCCCTCAAATAAAAGTGTTGTGAAGATACTACAAGATGTTAGTGGAATCATCAAGCCAgcaag AATGACCTTGCTTTTGGGGCCTCCAGGATCAGGAAAAACTACACTGCTGAAGGCACTTGCTGGGAAATTGGACAGGGATTTAAGG GCATCAGGAAGAGTCACCTACAATGGTCATGAGTTATCAGAGTTTGTTCCTCAAAGAACATGTGCTTATATCAGTGAGCAAAATCTTCATCATGGAGAAATGACAGTGAGAGAGACATTAGACTTTTCGGGACGCTGCTTGGGAGTTGGAACGAGGTTTGAACTATTGGTGGAGTTGACAAGAAGAGAAAAGCAATCAGGAATCAAGCCGGATCCCGAGATAGATGCTTTCATGAAAGCTACAGCAGTTGAAGGTCAAGAAACAAGTCTCATTACAGATTATGTTCTTAAG CTTCTTGGATTGGAAATATGTGCTGATACTTTGGTAGGAGATCAGATGAGAAGGGGAATATCCGGAGGAGAAAAAAGGCGGTTAACTACCG GTGAGATGTTGGTAGGACCTGCAAAAGTTTTCTTAATGGATGGGATCTCGACCGGTTTGGATAGCTCCACAACATTCCAAATAGTCAAATTCTTGAGGCAACTAGTTCATATCATGGATGTTACAATGATAATCTCGCTTCTGCAACCTGCACCAGAAGCTTATGATCTCTTTGATGACATAATCTTGCTTTCAGAAGGCCAGATTGTCTACCAAGGACCACGCGAAAATGTTCTTGATTTTTTCGAAAGCGTAGGCTTCAAATGCCCGGAAAGGAAAGGAGTTGCTGACTTTTTACAGGAGGTTACTTCCAGAAAGGATCAAGAGCAGTACTGGTTCAAAAGGGACACACCTTATCATTATATCAGTGTTTCTGAGTTTGTAGCTCACTTCTATAATTACAGAATTGGCCAAAAGCTTTGTGAAGATCTTCAGGTTCCTTTCGACCGCAGTAAATCTCATCCTGCTGCTTTGGTTCAAGAAAAATATGGGATACCAAAGTTAGAACTCTTCAAGGCTTGCTTTGCTAGAGAATGGCTACTGATAAAGCGCAGCTCTTTTATATACATATTCAAGACAACTCAGATCATGATCATGTCTTTGATTGCTATGACAGTGTTCTTTAGAACAACAATGAAACATGGCCAACTTCAGGATGGGGGAAAATTTTATGGTGCATTGTTCTTCAGTCTCATCAATATAATGTTCAATGGAATGGCTGAGCTTGCTTTGACTATTTTTAGGCTTCCTGTTTTCTTCAAGCAGAGAGATTTGTTGTTTTTTCCGGCTTGGGCTTTCGCACTTCCAGTATGGATATTTCGGATCCCTCTATCTTTCATTGAGTCAGGGTTATGGGTTTGCCTTACTTATTACACTATAGGGTTTGCTCCACCTGCAAGTAG GTTTTTTCGTCAGTTCTTAGCATTCTTCTGTGTTCATCAGATGGCTTTATCACTTTTCCGATTCATTGCGGCTCTAGGAAGAACACAAATTGTGGCAAATACACTTGGTACCTTTACACTGCTACTTGTTTTTGTGCTTGGTGGATTCATTATAGCCAGAG ATGATATTGAACCTTGGATGATATGGGGCTATTATGCTTCTCCAATGATGTATGGTCAAAATGCCATTGCCATCAATGAATTCCTTGACAAGAGATGGAGTGCT CCTAATACGGACCCCAGAATTCCTGAGCCTACAGTTGGGAAGGCTCTTCTCAGGGCTAGAGGCATGTTTACAGAAGACTATTGGTACTGGATTTCTGTTGGTGCTCTCCTAGGCTTTTCGCTACTCTTCAACATTTGTTTCATCGCTGCTCTGACATTTCTGAATC CATTTGGTGAGTCCAAATCAATTATTGTGGATGATGAAGACAAGACGGAGGGAACTACAAAACAGA GCACTGAGTTAGCAGAAAGAAGCAACCCAGAGGATTCAAAAGCCAAGAGGGGAATGGTGTTACCCTTTCGGCCCCTATCGCTTGCATTCAATCACGTGAACTACTACATCAATATGCCATCT GAAGTTAAAAAACAAGGAGTTGAAGAGAATCGGTTACAATTACTAAGGAATGTTAGTGGAGCTTTCAGGCCTGGATTACTAACAGCATTAGTAGGTGTAACTGGTGCTGGAAAAACTACATTGATGGATGTTCTTGCAGGAAGAAAAACTGGTGGTTACATAGAAGGAAGCATCTACATATCTGGTTATCCAAAGAACCAAGAAACATTTGCAAGGGTTAGCGGTTATTGTGAACAAAATGATATCCATTCTCCAAATCTAACAGTCTATGAATCCGTCGTGTTTTCTGCTTGGCTGCGTCTTGGTAAAGAGATCAACAAAGAAACAAAGATG ATGTTTGTTGAGGAAGTTATGAAGCTTGTTGAGTTAAATCTGGTGAGGAATTTTCTAGTAGGCCTTCCTGCCATTAATGGTTTATCAACTGAACAAAGAAAGAGACTCACCATTGCTGTGGAATTGGTTGCAAATCCTTCTATCATATTTATGGATGAGCCAACTTCTGGACTTGATGCTAGAGCTGCAGCAGTCGTTATGCGTACCGTCAGAAATACAGTGGATACTGGTAGAACTGTAGTCTGCACCATTCATCAACCAAGCATTGACATATTTGAAGCTTTTGATGAG CTTCTTTTGATGAAGAGAGGAGGACAAATCATATACGGTGGTCCCCTTGGTCTACATTCTCAAAAACTTATAGAATACTTTGAG GCTATTCCAGGAGTACCGAAAATCAGAGACGGATATAACCCCGCGACATGGATGTTAGAGATCAGTTCCCCTGCAGTTGAGTCTCAGCTTGGTGTAGACTTTGCAGAATTGTACAATAAGTCAGAATTATATCA GAGGAATCAAGAGCTTATTGAAGAGCTAAGCACACCATTACCGGGAACAAAGGACCTTTATTTCCCTACTAGATACTCTCAGTCCTTCATAACTCAGTGCAAAGCTTGCTTTTGGAAACAGCAAATGTCATACTGGAGGAATCCAACTTATAATGTCATCCGGTTCTTCATGACAATAGCTGTAGGGATAATTTTTGGATTCATTTTTTGGAAAAAAGGAGATAAAAC TGAAACAGAGCAGGACCTTATAAATCTAGTGGGAGCTATGTATACTACAATTTTCTTTCTTGGATCCACCAACACAAATGCTGTCCAACCTGTTGTTGCAATAGAAAGAACTGTGTTCTACCGAGAAAGAGCGGCTGGAATGTACTCAGCTCTCCCTTATGCAATTGCTCAG GTAGCAATAGAATGTATATATGTTGCAATCCAGACAATGATCTACACTCTTATCATTCACTCAATGATGGGGTTCCTGTGGCATGCTGACAAGTTCTTCTGGTTATACTATTTCATATTCATTTCTTTTGTCTACTTCACACTTTATGGAATGATGACTGTGGCTCTCACACCAAACCACCAAATCGCTGCGATTGTCATGTCCTTCTTCCTGATGTTCTGGAACATGTTCGCAGGTTTCCTTATCCGAAAATCG CAAATTCCAATATGGTGGAGGTGGTTCTACTGGGCTAGCCCACCAGCTTGGACCATATATGGTCTACTAACCTCACAGATAGGTGACAAAGATTCTCCAGTTGCAGTTCCTGGATCTGGCACATTATCAGTGAGACACTACCTTGAGAAACAAATGGGTTATCACTACAACTTTCTTGGAGAAGTTGCTGTGGCTCATGTTGCTTTTGTTTTAATATTTCTCTTTGTATTTGCATATAGCATCAGGTACCTCAATTTCCAGACAAGATAA